In one Sphingobacterium daejeonense genomic region, the following are encoded:
- a CDS encoding DUF1348 family protein: MAYTIDSEWRNRNLFINGREEIVRFLTEKWEKELDYKLKKEYLAHSDNKIAVRFEYEYRNKDGKWFRAYGNENWEFDENGLMKKRYASINDLEIKETDRYL; this comes from the coding sequence ATGGCTTATACCATTGATAGTGAATGGCGAAATCGAAACCTGTTTATCAATGGTCGGGAAGAAATTGTAAGATTTTTGACCGAAAAATGGGAAAAAGAATTGGATTACAAGCTCAAAAAAGAGTATTTGGCTCATAGCGACAATAAAATTGCCGTTAGGTTTGAATATGAGTACAGAAATAAAGATGGCAAATGGTTTAGAGCCTACGGAAACGAGAATTGGGAGTTTGATGAAAATGGCTTAATGAAAAAACGATACGCAAGTATCAATGACCTCGAAATAAAAGAGACTGACAGGTATTTATAA
- a CDS encoding recombinase family protein encodes MYCGKIFIPPYKEEKGYFVKGQHEPLISEKTFADVQDILDGRKRVVKLKIVAMDNLPLRGFIKCPNPNCNRMLTGSASKGKMGNYYYYYHCTSSCGVRFKAETANEAFLKQLRYMSPKRGHGRCFYRSLYKRLQ; translated from the coding sequence TTGTACTGTGGCAAAATATTCATTCCTCCCTACAAAGAGGAAAAAGGATATTTTGTCAAAGGACAGCATGAGCCATTAATCAGCGAAAAGACGTTTGCGGATGTACAGGATATTCTCGATGGGAGAAAGAGGGTTGTAAAGCTTAAAATCGTGGCTATGGACAATCTACCGCTTAGAGGCTTTATTAAATGCCCTAACCCTAACTGTAATAGGATGCTCACAGGGAGTGCCTCAAAGGGCAAGATGGGCAATTACTATTACTACTATCATTGCACTTCCTCCTGCGGAGTACGGTTCAAAGCCGAAACCGCCAATGAGGCTTTCCTAAAGCAATTAAGGTATATGTCGCCAAAAAGAGGGCATGGTCGATGTTTTTATCGAAGCCTTTATAAAAGACTTCAATAA
- a CDS encoding oxidoreductase, protein MKHHPIFQNAITWQRELINRTVVAPMSRVSATADGLATHEMKDYYSAFAIGGFAVIITEGIYTDVYGSQSYNNQPALVNDAQSASWEKVTRAVHQSPSLIFAQLMHAGALSQYSENTLAPSALKPIGTKMSSYGGQGAFPTPKEMDLTDIERMKQGFINGAVNAYKAGFDGVEIHGANGYLLDQFLTPELNHRNDHYGGNMQNRFRVIAEIIAGIKTSVPQSFIVGLRVSEGKVNDLTYRWEHGIETAKELAEEIKVSKPDFVHVAVQTGEWERDSFFGEGISLASVIRKATGIPVIANGGFHNLEKAEVALKDNHATLVAIGKAALADPHWVMKTMNGLPLIPFQREMLWPEATLSHTRKIVKELNLENS, encoded by the coding sequence ATGAAACATCATCCTATTTTTCAGAACGCCATTACATGGCAAAGAGAATTGATCAACCGGACGGTAGTTGCCCCCATGTCACGCGTGAGCGCTACGGCGGACGGCTTGGCTACGCACGAAATGAAGGACTATTATTCCGCATTTGCAATTGGAGGATTTGCAGTTATCATTACCGAGGGTATCTACACTGATGTATACGGTAGCCAGAGTTATAACAACCAACCTGCACTTGTAAACGATGCGCAAAGCGCTTCATGGGAAAAGGTAACCCGTGCTGTCCATCAATCTCCCTCCCTTATTTTCGCCCAGTTGATGCACGCAGGTGCTTTATCGCAATATAGTGAGAACACCTTAGCTCCGTCTGCCCTAAAACCTATTGGTACAAAGATGTCCTCCTACGGTGGCCAGGGGGCATTTCCTACCCCTAAAGAAATGGACTTGACGGATATTGAAAGAATGAAACAGGGCTTTATCAATGGAGCTGTAAACGCTTATAAAGCAGGCTTTGACGGCGTAGAAATTCACGGGGCAAATGGCTATTTGTTAGACCAGTTCCTCACACCGGAACTGAACCACAGAAACGACCATTATGGTGGCAATATGCAGAACCGTTTCCGTGTTATTGCTGAAATTATCGCTGGCATAAAGACATCCGTGCCACAGAGTTTCATTGTCGGTTTACGGGTTTCAGAGGGGAAAGTAAATGACCTTACCTATCGTTGGGAACATGGTATTGAAACAGCTAAAGAACTGGCAGAAGAAATAAAGGTGAGCAAACCCGATTTTGTTCACGTAGCGGTGCAGACGGGCGAATGGGAACGGGACAGCTTTTTTGGTGAAGGAATATCATTGGCATCGGTTATCCGGAAGGCAACGGGCATTCCTGTAATCGCCAACGGTGGTTTCCATAATCTTGAAAAGGCGGAAGTTGCCTTGAAGGACAACCATGCAACGCTGGTTGCTATCGGAAAAGCAGCCTTAGCAGATCCCCATTGGGTGATGAAAACGATGAACGGGTTACCCTTGATTCCTTTTCAACGTGAAATGTTATGGCCGGAGGCAACCCTTAGCCATACCCGGAAAATCGTCAAAGAATTAAATCTTGAAAATAGTTAG
- a CDS encoding Crp/Fnr family transcriptional regulator: MVENTLLKNISKYIDLTQDEISAFERFWTEKTLEKGDYLLRNGDTCRYDSYVVSGALKAFYINADNGNEEILFFAIDDWWASDLDSFSKQKPSIYNIQAIERTTVLQISHYSFQQLLAELPRLERYFRIILESYLGALQKRIIYNNVQDAESRYYAFLENYPNIASKVPQYLIASYLGVSAEFISRIKKKNKPS; this comes from the coding sequence ATGGTCGAAAATACTTTATTAAAAAACATCTCGAAATATATAGATCTTACCCAGGATGAAATTTCAGCTTTCGAGCGTTTTTGGACAGAGAAAACATTGGAAAAGGGGGACTATCTTTTGCGTAATGGCGATACCTGTCGTTATGATAGTTATGTCGTTTCGGGAGCCTTGAAAGCATTTTACATCAACGCTGACAATGGCAATGAGGAAATCTTGTTTTTCGCTATCGACGACTGGTGGGCTTCTGACTTAGATAGCTTTTCCAAACAGAAGCCCTCAATATACAACATCCAAGCCATAGAAAGAACGACCGTTTTACAGATTAGCCACTACTCTTTTCAGCAGTTACTGGCTGAACTTCCCCGTTTGGAGCGGTACTTTCGGATAATATTAGAAAGTTATCTGGGCGCATTGCAAAAAAGAATTATCTATAACAATGTTCAGGATGCCGAAAGCAGATATTATGCCTTTTTGGAAAACTACCCAAACATAGCATCCAAAGTACCCCAATATCTGATTGCATCGTATTTGGGTGTATCAGCTGAATTTATAAGCCGCATTAAGAAAAAAAATAAACCGTCTTGA
- a CDS encoding IS4 family transposase codes for MVLLIAKMCKRTLSVELEGFFGELGKKISCSVSAFSQQRSKLSPLFFLVWNRVLCESFLRHAPGDTRRWMGYRLIAVDGSNLALVNTPSLQANFGGQSNQNSSFVQAKTFYHYDVLNDLVTHACIAPYRTSELTLASHWIEELPVDSIAIYDRYYSTFKMFALHSWQESERKFVIRAKDSLEFVKRFLKTGKVSQVIELAPTQASISGLRQSGFATDSSTRIRIRLVRVELQSTTEVIATNLWQEEGFENDMFGDLYFRRWGVETNISKLKNTMQMESFSGLTVESVEQDFYATVMMSNLHSILIRDAQVQLDRDTSTKKVPPKGQREQILRKIKGKPDSHLFQKQGKGNPQGAHGLFPQGHIAHSKGKIIPKAA; via the coding sequence TTGGTCTTGCTGATCGCCAAGATGTGCAAGCGGACCCTCTCTGTCGAACTGGAAGGTTTCTTTGGTGAGCTGGGCAAGAAGATCAGTTGCTCGGTGAGTGCCTTTTCCCAGCAGAGGAGCAAGCTGAGCCCCCTTTTCTTCCTGGTCTGGAACCGGGTGCTCTGCGAGAGCTTCCTGCGCCATGCACCGGGGGATACCAGGAGATGGATGGGCTATCGCCTGATCGCAGTTGACGGCTCCAACCTTGCCCTGGTGAACACGCCTTCCCTGCAGGCCAACTTTGGCGGCCAGAGCAACCAGAACTCGAGCTTCGTGCAGGCAAAGACCTTCTATCACTACGATGTGCTGAACGACCTGGTGACCCATGCCTGCATAGCCCCATACCGGACCAGCGAGCTGACCCTGGCCTCCCATTGGATCGAGGAACTGCCCGTGGACTCCATTGCCATCTATGACAGGTACTATTCAACGTTCAAGATGTTCGCGCTCCATAGCTGGCAGGAGAGCGAGCGCAAGTTCGTGATCAGGGCGAAGGATTCGCTAGAGTTTGTCAAGAGGTTCCTGAAGACGGGAAAGGTTTCCCAGGTCATCGAGCTTGCCCCAACCCAGGCCTCCATCAGCGGCCTGCGCCAGAGCGGGTTCGCCACGGACAGCTCAACAAGGATCCGCATACGCTTGGTCAGGGTAGAACTGCAGTCGACCACGGAGGTGATCGCGACCAACCTATGGCAGGAAGAGGGGTTTGAGAACGATATGTTCGGGGACCTGTACTTCAGGCGCTGGGGAGTGGAGACGAACATCTCCAAACTGAAGAATACCATGCAGATGGAATCCTTCAGCGGGCTGACGGTGGAATCCGTCGAGCAGGATTTCTATGCAACGGTGATGATGTCAAACCTGCATTCGATACTGATCAGGGATGCCCAGGTCCAGCTCGACCGCGATACGTCCACGAAAAAAGTACCCCCAAAAGGTCAACGGGAACAAATCCTTCGGAAAATTAAAGGAAAACCTGATAGCCATCTTTTTCAAAAACAGGGAAAGGGAAATCCTCAGGGAGCTCACGGCCTATTTCCTCAAGGACACATTGCCCATTCGAAAGGGAAGATCATTCCCAAGGCAGCTTAA